In Thermoanaerobaculia bacterium, the genomic window CGGAGAAGATCAGGATGATCATCACGAAACCGAGGATCGCCGCGACGATCTGGTTCTTCGAGAGACTCGACGCGAACGTGCCCGCCGCCAGGAAGAAGGCCCCGAGGAGGAGCACCGCGACGAGGCTCGAGAGCACGATCCGGAGATCGATCGTCATCAGGTGGTTCAGGATGAGCGCGTACGCGACGACCGGCAGCCAGAGAACGGCGTAGAAGCCGAACGCGGCCGCGAATTTCCCGAGCACGATCGTCGACGAGCTGACGGGCGAGGTGAGGAGCGTCTCGATCGAGCCCGACTTGCGCTCCTCGGAGATCAGCCGCATCGTGATCACCGGGATGAAGAAGAGCATGAAGATCCAGAAGAACGTGTTGTTGAAGATCGTCGCGAGCGGCTGGATCGACCGGGCGCCCGGCTGGCTCAGATAGCCGAGGATCGACCAGAAGATGAACCCGTTGACGAACCAGAACGCCGCGAGGACGATGTAGCCGAGCGGCGAGTAGAAGTAGGAGAGCCACTCGCGGCGCGCGATCGCGAAGAACTTACGCATGCGCCGCCTCCGCCGCCGTCTCCGCCAGGTCGCGCGTCGTCAGCCGGACGAACACGTCTTCGAGCGTCACGGTTTCCCCGGCGAGCTCCCGCAGGACCCACCGGTTCTCGACGGCCTGCCGGAACACGGCCTCCCGCACGTCGATCCCCTCGCCCGCCTCGATCCGGACCCGGGTCTCGCCCGGCACGCGCGTCTCCTCGATCGCGCGGACGCCGTCGATGGCCGAGAGGACCTCCCGCGCGGGAACGTCGCCCGCGAACGCGGCGCGGACGATCGACGCGCCGGAGCCCCGCCGCCGGAGCTCCTCGGGCGTCCCCTGCCCGACGATCTTTCCCCGGTC contains:
- a CDS encoding ABC transporter permease; the encoded protein is MRKFFAIARREWLSYFYSPLGYIVLAAFWFVNGFIFWSILGYLSQPGARSIQPLATIFNNTFFWIFMLFFIPVITMRLISEERKSGSIETLLTSPVSSSTIVLGKFAAAFGFYAVLWLPVVAYALILNHLMTIDLRIVLSSLVAVLLLGAFFLAAGTFASSLSKNQIVAAILGFVMIILIFSVGLIQTLVNDPAIKDAFSYLTIWDHMDDFARGVVDTRHVVYYVSSAALFLYLAQATLEAKKGQ